Proteins from a single region of Nomia melanderi isolate GNS246 chromosome 11, iyNomMela1, whole genome shotgun sequence:
- the dom gene encoding domino helicase isoform X1: MSDKQTAPILPPLNGGGGNNGGSSGGAPQQTVSLQQVLATAQGLNVLTTGAGQQFVITSQVPGLTQVIPSNATTNSNIQQVGVTRLVNISGTPPRASTVGVAGASSSPLPSPSRQNSPKVVLATSPKLVRTSIGNMFVAPTSQASMQSPPARKKLKLADSTEKPTMCTDDAVGYKRRIMEHKMKRMRAIREKYAENASELFFLHAGGNMMDFQTWRKRPPTPQYLHFLRQHRLDPDDDDEDLTVPLPAISEIPLIPTVTPSVSSVVPVNQCAEVKISGINVTPVAVSTTLPAAVAQLNQQGHVPGRPQGGRHGMVFAFRAAIQSSPVTVHSPPTSTLAPTLIIGNAPVVPNSPKPIPTTTAATGPVADKISTTTTSVTTTTTTTTSTITVTSTPIPTATPTATISTTAAKTSTAPTATTTTTTPSQPVIKIVKLPASNSTTCDITNNQEQIVEKAKQEAYVMQRIAELQREGLWSERRLPKVQEPPRTKAHWDYLLEEMVWLAADFAQERKWKKAAAKKCARMVQKYFQEKAIQAQKAEKSQELRLKKIASFIAKEIKTFWTNVEKLVEYKQQTRLEEKRKQALDQHLNFIVGQTEKYSTWLTEGLNKTDGSQSIPASINSSRISSPVPPGKSHSDEDFQPNQSSDDDEETIAKAEEELKSVTNHKEEVELLKRESEIPLEDLLKDLPPDYLEDRNKNVSPSKEIAEEANDEKVADGDTDFVAASDESSDEEETIMEQEKLEENTDYKQELDDLKAENEMSIDELMAKYGNVSDAPMDVDQEPGQDSDKESTKEEEGQENDEESISSENESEESDNEVGEQESQAQSDNEADVGLKSLLEDISMEKSTDEKTAEMDHSDAHDEMDNVAALAESIQPKGNTLLTTSVVTKIPFLLKHLLREYQHIGLDWLVTMYDRKLNGILADEMGLGKTIQTIALLAHLACEKGNWGPHLIIVPTSVMLNWEMECKKWCPGFKILTYYGTQKERKQKRTGWTKPNAFHICITSYKLVIQDHQSFRRKKWKYLILDEAQNIKNFKSQRWQLLLNFQTQRRLLLTGTPLQNNLMELWSLMHFLMPNVFQSHREFKEWFSNPVTGMIEGNSEYNENIIRRLHKVLRPFLLRRLKTEVEKQLPKKYEHVVMCRLSKRQRYLYDDFMSRAKTKETLASGNLLSVINVLMQLRKVCNHPNLFEVRPTVSPFQMEAIEFITASLVWSVLDYDPFKHIDLSSMNLLLCDLELTHTAFVAHRVRRLQTPRKLIEEIDSQPDPPPRCLPGKIKINVRLSNQAKPPSTPQQQTQTKLKNLAGILPTTRVGTSPLIKTLNNQSTAGQGVTLRVSGGQQLQGYSVQLVQHQGSVKAIPVGTLAHNPQSTTVTPSTAATNAQRITVGNANIKDGLQRLTTQTVTVKQGDSVQRIAVPSFAQLVQTSTGRHIILTSNQQNTNTVSFPVVTPSGQRLTVLSKSLMGISTSAATVNKVVGSVVTTSSGTAGRPVMRVPPLNVTGSQGQTPAGNGQSPQQSIRCGIVTRHAQKESEKAQTKERPKSEFYLPQLEEERKQRRQAKLRLLSNINERRCAACPLYGEDLFMALRIGKPSTACRWHNGWVHCATAKDNARTRRQFFSRTEALAEAIKSTEQIVEELKEVFERFVVHVPAVCAPTPRFHVSHPPPHKLFGQRRMQMELQRQLSPKFASFHPVASAMMTQFPDPRLIQYDCGKLQSLDQLLRKLKTGNHRVLIFTQMTRMLDVLEAFLNFHGHIYLRLDGTTRVDQRQVLMERFNGDKRIFCFILSTRSGGVGVNLTGADTVIFYDSDWNPTMDAQAQDRCHRIGQTRDVHIYRLVSEKTVEENILKKANQKRLLGDLAIEGGNFTTAYFKSSTIQDLFNIDQTENDASTRMAEVLEQNKDRDKFLQKDGQGQSVDDKVAMGALESALAAAEEDLDVQAAKTAKAEAVADLAEFDENIPLDDADKDDVQVSKAELEVQNLVSQLTPIERYAMKFVEESEGAFSAAQLAAAERELEEQKKEWELDRLRALREEEERRMRLADDDEKPLTFGREDAQNQVNNASNSKKLVSKKLPANRRRRRSRRNNSKSAQESESESETTTESESESQEDVVEDSLDEESSHTESQSQGDEDEEEDETNESDRGGYPKRKNRSNKSFSQNHFDLNSPRTRSRGNVKINLWTLDVSPILPGIKPKCRGRASNLRKQRELEMRMKAEESFALPLPPSSSSPKKLNATSKSDDEQKATIMKEESSSDLKRIEVTSKLSPSKGSTETVENCKTVANHCASVTVTSPKSKFKKEDTVVKEESDSVSRLDSSEEEACVQLDDSIFSSQETPDVSALSDKIDAKVESEETRGECNVSPVCTRSMHERAEQSDDVNEASSSGEAEDPDVNFTSQIASSCSSAVESGTLKMISDSDLTEEISVSESLLSTPVKHKVVPQEVNESTAKSASDKTTRSLLENVITVSKPSEELTMKQLNVEKSSIMDESTEMDRRSQRPVEPTEKTNVEQASPRKEQTNESSNSDAKNESVNDNVSTSVIETSSSQNIGSNEGGEEESCSKPCDEETSPKPARNDDNKQAHFSTDISESDDSASSEPTPENKLKSRKSETVSYGVTTRSAKINLTTEIPESRDTDGQTSSAESNVPKQNQENEHSNTSKRESSRIALIRRPDTPRPVMEQGRITRSSAGRSLTPPPSNSPSKSAHRRQPDIPLSECSKLSPRPVTRSSSNINSLVRNEEQNASLYEKPTTRSSKSLDNGFLSPPTHFRRSSSIPPMKPSEVKDTCSPTAAKPKKINEISPVNTSTVKRRPDTPVPTFEQVSRVTRSGLNFTVNSGKSSSPNHVSPLRGSKHIRKTDPSADTKTQELPSKTDSLGTDSNGNAVASEDLAKQEDPGFTEMNEKPQRTAKVVAILTLDTRSNHSNKASSSVHAKSNSNSADAKNANKKSADLSASDSPGKNCLLRISDATANCKLDGWCGSGLDNTSTVLANVAGTYTPSKTGKASTVSKAGSPLSSKLKADKVPLPVQSTVIALVDLDNDPNYDSSDGSKRLRRKIKRTRLTSFTKPLIAGKVNETQQMVEALDEEEEQIPPPTKKSIRSQPPSSPPPSQTTQLGKISSGTVS; encoded by the exons ATGAGTGATAAGCAGACTGCACCTATTTTACCACCCCTTAACGGGGGTGGAGGAAACAATGGGGGAAGCAGTGGAGGTGCACCGCAACAGACTGTTAGTTTGCAGCAAGTACTTGCCACAGCTCAGGGGCTCAATGTCCTTACTACTGGTGCTGGACAACAGTTTGTTATTACTTCACAGGTTCCTGGTCTTACACAG gTTATACCAAGCAATGCAACAACAAATTCTAATATTCAACAAGTTGGTGTTACAAGACTTGTTAATATTAGCGGTACTCCACCACGTGCAAGTACTGTGGGAGTTGCAGGTGCAAGTAGTTCACCTCTTCCCTCACCATCTCGACAGAACTCACCCAAAGTTGTTCTAGCAACATCTCCAAAACTTGTTAGAACTTCTATTGGCAACATGTTTGTTGCTCCAACATCTCAAGCTTCAATGCAATCACCGCCAGCAAGAAAAAAGTTGAAGTTAGCAGATTCTACAGAAAAACCTACTATGTGTACCGACGATGCAGTGGGTTATAAAAGGAGAATTATGGAACACAAAATGAAGAGGATGCGTGCAATAAGGGAGAAATATGCTGAAAATGCATCAGAATTATTCTTCCTACATGCTGGAGGCAATATGATGGATTTTCAAACCTGGAGGAAGAGACCACCGACACCTCAATACCTGCATTTTTTACGGCAACATAGATTAGATCCAGACGATGACGACGAAGATTTAACAGTGCCACTGCCAGCAATATCAgaaattccattaataccaaCTGTCACACCGTCTGTTTCTTCAGTAGTTCCTGTAAATCAGTGTGCGGAAGTAAAAATTTCTGGCATAAATGTTACACCAGTCGCAGTGTCTACAACTTTGCCTGCTGCAGTAGCTCAACTTAATCAACAAG GACATGTACCAGGTAGGCCTCAAGGGGGCCGCCATGGCATGGTGTTTGCCTTCAGAGCTGCAATTCAGTCTTCACCAGTCACCGTTCACTCTCCACCTACTTCTACTCTAGCACCCACGCTCATTATAG GCAATGCACCAGTAGTTCCGAATTCACCAAAACCAATACCAACTACAACAGCAGCAACGGGTCCAGTTGCAGACAAAATATCTACAACAACTACATCAGTTACGAcaactactaccactactacttcAACTATAACTGTTACTTCTACTCCTATTCCTACCGCTACTCCCACTGCGACTATTAGTACTACAGCAGCGAAAACGTCTACTGCgcctactgctactactacaaCTACTACTCCTTCTCAACcagttataaaaattgttaaattaccTGCCTCTAATTCAACAACATGTGATATCACAAATAATCAAGAACAAATTGTAGAAAAGGCTAAACAG GAAGCATATGTTATGCAAAGGATTGCCGAGTTGCAACGCGAAGGATTATGGTCGGAGAGAAGATTGCCTAAAGTACAAGAACCACCTCGCACAAAGGCTCATTGGGATTACTTGTTAGAAGAAATGGTTTGGTTGGCTGCTGATTTTGCTCAAGAACGGAAGTGGAAGAAAGCTGCGGCAAAGAAATGCGCGCGCATGGTTCAGAAATACTTCCAAGAAAAAGCAATCCAAGCACAGAAAGCCGAAAAATCGCAAGAACTTAGGCTAAAGAAGATTGCTAGTTTTATAGCTAAGGAAATCAAAACCTTCTGGACAAATGTGGAAAAG TTGGTGGAGTATAAACAACAAACAAGgctcgaagaaaaaagaaaacaggcACTAGatcaacatttaaattttattgttgggcaaacagaaaaatattcaacatggTTAACAGAAGGACTTAATAAAACCGATGGTTCTCAAAGTATACCGGCCTCCATAAATAGTTCTCGAATATCTTCTCCAGTTCCGCCTGGGAAATCTCATTCTGACG AGGATTTTCAACCAAATCAAAGTTCAGATGATGATGAAGAAACCATAGCCAAGGCAGAAGAGGAATTAAAGTCTGTAACAAACCACAAAGAAGaggttgaattattaaaaagagaatCCGAAATCCCACTGGAAGATCTTTTGAAAGATTTGCCACCTGATTATTTAgaagatagaaataaaaatgtatcgcCTTCAAAAGAAATTGCGGAGGAa GCCAATGATGAAAAGGTCGCGGACGGTGATACCGACTTTGTTGCGGCATCGGATGAATCTTCGGATGAAGAAGAAACTATAATGGAACAGgaaaaattggaagaaaataCGGATTACAAACAAGAATTGGACGATCTCaaa GCTGAAAATGAAATGTCTATCGATGAACTTATGGCTAAATATGGTAACGTGTCAGATGCTCCGATGGATGTTGACCAAGAACCTGGTCAAG ATTCGGATAAAGAAAGCACAAAGGAAGAGGAAGGTCAAGAGAACGACGAGGAGTCGATTAGTAGTGAAAATGAAAGTGAAGAAAGCGATAACGAAGTCGGCGAACAAGAGTCTCAAGCACAAAGTGATAACGAAGCTGATGTTGGATTGAAATCTCTCTTGGAAGATATATCTATGGAAAAATCTACAGATGAGAAG ACGGCAGAAATGGATCACTCAGATGCTCACGATGAAATGGATAATGTAGCTGCGTTAGCAGAAAGTATTCAACCAAAAGGAAATACTTTACTCACCACTAGT GTTGTAACTAAAATTCCGTTCCTTTTGAAACATCTTCTTCGGGAATATCAACATATAGGATTGGATTGGCTTGTTACGATGTATGATCGAAAACTGAATGGAATTTTGGCAGACGAAATGGGTTTGGGTAAAACGATTCAAACGATCGCCTTGCTTGCACATTTAGCGTGCGAGAAAGGTAACTGGGGTCCGCATCTTATAATAGTACCAACTTCTGTAATGCTTAATTGGGAAATGGAGTGCAAAAAATGGTGTCCGGGGTTTAAGATTTTAACGTACTATGGAacgcagaaagaaagaaaacaaaaaaggaCAG GATGGACAAAACCCAATGCTTTTCACATCTGTATAACATCATACAAATTAGTTATTCAAGATCATCAAAGCTTCAGAAGGAAAAAGTGGAAATATCTTATATTGGACGAAgctcaaaatattaaaaacttcaaGTCGCAAAGATGGCAactgttattaaattttcagaCGCAACG ACGACTACTGCTTACCGGCACGCCTCTTCAAAATAATCTTATGGAACTATGGTCTCTCATGCATTTTTTAATGCCTAATGTATTTCAATCGCATAGAGAATTCAAAGAATGGTTCAGTAATCCTGTTACAGGAATGATAGAAGGGAACAGCGAATACAATGAAAACATTATTCGTCGTCTGCACAAG GTATTACGACCGTTTTTACTGCGAAGATTAAAAACAGAAGTAGAAAAACAATTGCCTAAAAAATATGAACACGTTGTTATGTGCCGATTGTCGAAACGACAGCGATATCTATATGATGATTTCATGTCGAGAGCAAA GACAAAAGAGACTTTGGCTAGCGGTAATCTACTGAGCGTCATCAATGTATTAATGCAGTTACGTAAAGTGTGTAACCATCCAAATTTGTTTGAAGTGAGACCAACAGTGTCGCCGTTTCAAATGGAAGCTATAGAATTTATTACAGCTTCTTTGGTATGGAGTGTTCTTGATTACGATCCATTTAAg CATATCGACTTATCTAGTATGAATCTTCTTTTGTGCGATTTGGAGTTAACCCATACTGCGTTTGTGGCACATAGAGTAAGGCGGTTACAAACTCCGCGGAAGCTTATAGAAGAAATAGACAGTCAACCAGATCCACCTCCAAGATGTCTAcctggaaaaataaaaattaacgttAGACTCTCTAATCAAGCGAAACCGCCATCCACACCACAACAACAGACTCAAACGAAGTTGAAAAATTTAGCTGGAATCTTACCTACTACACGCGTCGGAACATCCCccttaataaaaacattaaataatcaaaGCACTGCAGGACAAG GTGTTACTTTAAGGGTATCGGGTGGTCAACAATTACAGGGGTACTCGGTGCAGTTGGTACAGCATCAGGGTAGCGTGAAAG CCATCCCTGTTGGAACACTAGCACATAACCCACAAAGTACAACAGTGACACCAAGTACAGCAGCAACGAATGCACAGAGGATCACAGTAGGGAATGCGAATATCAAAGATGGATTGCAACGACTAACAACGCAGACAGTCACAGTTAAACAAGGTGATTCCGTCCAAAGAATAGCAGTGCCTAGTTTTGCACAGCTGGTTCAAACATCTACTGGTAGACATATCATTCTGACTTCGAATCAGCAAAACACTAACACAG TTTCGTTTCCAGTAGTGACACCGAGTGGACAACGCTTAACGGTTTTATCGAAATCTTTGATGGGCATATCTACTTCGGCAGCTACAGTGAACAAAGTTGTAGGAAGTGTAGTAACAACATCGAGTGGAACTGCTGGAAGACCCGTGATGAGAGTACCACCATTAAATGTGACTGGTTCTCAGGGACAGACACCAGCTGGCAATGGGCAATCTCCACAGCAATCAATTCGCTGTGGTATTGTCACCAGACACGCACAAAAGGAATCTGAAAAGGCACAAACGAAGGAACGTCCAAAATCCGAATTTTATTTG CCGCAGTTAGAAGAAGAGCGAAAGCAACGGCGACAAGCGAAACTCCGTCTTCTCTcgaatataaatgaaagaagATGCGCAGCATGTCCTTTGTACGGCGAAGATTTGTTCATGGCGTTAAGAATCGGTAAACCGTCTACAGCGTGTCGATGGCATAACGGTTGGGTTCATTGCGCAACCGCTAAAGACAACGCTCGTACACGGAGACAATTCTTTTCTCGCACGGAGGCACTCGCAGAAGCGATCAAAAGTACAGAACAAATTGTAGAAGAGCTTAAGGAAGTTTTTGAGAG GTTTGTTGTTCATGTTCCTGCTGTGTGCGCACCCACGCCACGTTTTCACGTGTCTCATCCACCTCCACATAAATTGTTTGGTCAGAGACGTATGCAAATGGAGTTGCAGCGTCAACTGTCACCTAAATTCGCATCGTTCCATCCAGTAGCTAGTGCAATGATGACTCAGTTTCCGGATCCTCGACTGATACAGTATGACTGTGGGAAATTACAATCCTTGGATCAACTTCTCAGGAAGCTCAAGACAGGGAACCATAGAGTTTTAATTTTTACACAAATGACGAGAATGTTGGACGTGTTAGAAGCTTTCCTTAATTTCCATGGACATATATATTTGCGTTTAGACGGTACCACCAGGGTGGATCAAAGACAG GTTCTGATGGAGAGATTCAACGGCGACAAACgaatattctgtttcattttgtCAACAAGATCTGGAGGTGTGGGCGTGAACCTTACAGGCGCTGATACTGTTATATTTTATGACAGCGATTGGAATCCGACCATGGATGCCCAAGCACAAGATAGGTGTCATAGAATAGGCCAGACACGAGATGTACATATCTACAG GTTAGTAAGTGAAAAGACTGTGgaagaaaatattctaaagaAGGCCAATCAGAAAAGACTGCTTGGAGACTTGGCTATCGAGGGTGGCAATTTCACGACTGCTTACTTTAAAAGC TCCACTATTCAAGATCTTTTCAATATCGACCAAACGGAGAATGATGCTTCGACTCGAATGGCGGAAGTACTGGAACAGAACAAAGATCGGGACAAATTTCTACAGAAGGATGGCCAGGGACAGAGTGTCGATGACAAAGTGGCGATGGGTGCATTGGAGAGTGCTCTCGCTGCTGCTGAAGAAGATCTCGACGTCCAAGCAGCGAAAACAGCCAAGGCGGAGGCTGTCGCTGATTTAGCGGAGTTCGATGAGAACATACCTTTGGATGACGCGGACAAGGACGATGTGCAAGTCAGCAAAGCTGAACTCGAAGTACAGAACTTGGTGTCTCAG CTGACGCCCATAGAACGTTACGCGATGAAGTTCGTTGAGGAGTCAGAGGGCGCATTCTCCGCAGCGCAACTCGCAGCGGCGGAACGTGAACTGGAAGAGCAGAAGAAGGAGTGGGAACTGGATCGGTTGCGAGCTTTACGCGAGGAGGAAGAAAGGCGGATGAGGTTGGCCGATGACGACGAGAAACCCTTAACTTTCGGACGCGAGGACGCGCAGAATCAGGTTAATAATGCTAGTAATTCTAAGAAGTTAGTCAGTAAGAAACTCCCGGCGaataggaggaggaggaggtcgCGTAGGAATAACAGTAAAAGTGCTCAGGAGTCGGAAAGTGAAAGCGAGACTACCACCGAATCGGAATCGGAGTCTCAAGAAGACGTGGTCGAAGACAGTCTCGACGAGGAGTCGAGTCACACGGAAAGTCAGAGTCAAGGAGACGAGGACGAGGAAGAGGATGAGACGAACGAATCGGACAGAGGGGGGTATCCGAAGCGTAAAAACCGTTCGAATAAATCATTCAGTCAGAACCATTTTGATCTAAATAGTCCACGGACGAGATCCAGGGGGAACGTGAAGATAAACCTGTGGACGTTGGACGTGAGTCCCATCCTGCCGGGTATAAAGCCGAAGTGTCGTGGCAGAGCGAGTAATCTGCGGAAACAGAGGGAGTTGGAGATGAGAATGAAGGCAGAAGAAAGTTTCGCGTTACCTTTGCCACCGTCCTCTTCGAGTCCGAAAAAACTGAACGCTACCAGTAAGTCTGACGACGAACAGAAAGCTACGATTATGAAAGAAGAATCGTCGTCGGATTTGAAGCGTATTGAAGTGACCAGCAAACTCTCACCTAGCAAAGGTTCAACTGAGAcagttgaaaattgtaaaacggTTGCGAACCATTGCGCTAGTGTCACGGTGACTTCGCCTAAGAGTAAATTCAAAAAGGAGGACACAGTAGTGAAAGAGGAATCTGATTCTGTTTCACGTTTAGACTCCTCGGAAGAGGAAGCGTGTGTACAGTTGGATGACTCGATATTCAGCTCGCAGGAAACACCTGACGTCTCGGCTTTGTCCGATAAGATCGACGCGAAAGTTGAGAGCGAGGAAACACGGGGTGAATGTAACGTGTCTCCGGTATGTACACGGTCTATGCATGAGAGAGCGGAGCAAAGCGACGACGTAAACGAAGCAAGCTCGAGCGGAGAAGCTGAGGATCCCGATGTCAATTTTACTTCCCAAATTGCTAGTTCTTGTTCTTCCGCGGTAGAGTCGGGTACGTTAAAAATGATATCCGACTCTGACCTAACCGAAGAGATCAGCGTGTCTGAAAGTTTATTGAGTACGCCCGTAAAGCACAAAGTGGTACCTCAAGAGGTGAACGAATCCACCGCGAAATCGGCTTCAGACAAAACAACCCGTTCCCTTTTAGAAAATGTAATCACTGTTAGTAAACCGAGCGAAGAATTAACAATGAAACAATTGAATGTAGAAAAAAGTAGTATCATGGATGAAAGTACGGAGATGGACAGGAGGTCGCAACGTCCTGTCGAGCCAACAGAGAAGACGAACGTAGAGCAAGCGTCACCAAGGAAGGAACAGACGAACGAAAGTTCAAACTCGGACGCGAAGAACGAGTCCGTAAACGATAACGTGTCCACATCTGTGATAGAAACAAGCTCTAGTCAGAATATCGGTAGCAATGAAGGAGGAGAGGAAGAAAGCTGTTCTAAACCGTGTGACGAAGAAACAAGTCCCAAGCCAGCGCGAAATGACGACAATAAACAGGCCCATTTTTCTACAGATATCTCTGAATCGGACGACTCGGCTAGTTCGGAACCGACTCCAGAGAATAAGCTTAAGTCTCGTAAATCGGAAACCGTGTCCTACGGAGTAACCACGAGGAGCGCGAAAATAAATCTCACGACAGAAATCCCTGAAAGCAGAGATACGGATGGTCAAACGAGCTCCGCCGAATCGAATGTACCAAAGCAGAATCAAGAGAACGAACATTCAAATACCAGTAAAAGGGAGTCTAGTAGAATAGCATTGATAAGGAGACCAGACACACCAAGACCTGTCATGGAGCAGGGTAGGATCACGAGATCCAGTGCTGGCCGCTCCTTGACACCTCCACCCAGCAACAGTCCCTCGAAATCGGCCCATAGAAGACAACCAGACATTCCACTGTCAGAATGCTCGAAGTTATCTCCTAGACCAGTAACCAGGTCCTCGTCTAACATAAATTCCCTGGTGCGTAACGAAGAGCAGAACGCATCCTTATACGAGAAACCGACCACGCGAAGTTCCAAGTCTTTGGACAATGGTTTTCTAAGCCCCCCCACTCATTTCCGAAGAAGTAGCTCGATACCACCGATGAAaccgtcagaggtgaaagacaCTTGTAGCCCTACCGCTGCCAAGCCTAAAAAGATCAACGAGATCTCACCTGTAAATACGAGTACCGTAAAACGGCGACCGGACACACCGGTCCCCACGTTCGAGCAAGTGTCGAGAGTCACCCGGTCGGGCTTGAACTTCACCGTGAATTCGGGAAAGTCCTCCAGCCCCAATCACGTGAGTCCTCTCAGAGGAAGCAAGCACATTCGGAAAACGGACCCATCCGCGGACACGAAGACACAGGAATTGCCTTCGAAAACGGACAGTCTGGGCACTGATTCGAACGGGAACGCCGTCGCGTCGGAGGACTTGGCGAAACAAGAGGATCCGGGCTTCACGGAGATGAACGAGAAGCCGCAGCGGACGGCGAAGGTAGTGGCGATCCTTACTTTGGACACCAGGAGCAATCACAGCAACAAAGCCTCGAGTTCCGTTCACGCGAAGTCCAATTCCAATTCCGCCGACGCGAAGAACGCGAACAAGAAGAGCGCCGACTTGTCCGCGTCGGACTCGCCGGGGAAGAATTGTCTTCTAAGGATCTCGGACGCGACCGCGAATTGTAAATTAGACGGATGGTGTGGCTCCGGTTTGGACAACACTTCCACGGTACTCGCGAACGTGGCTGGTACTTACACTCCGAGTAAAACGGGGAAGGCATCGACCGTGAGCAAAGCTGGGTCGCCGTTGAGCTCGAAACTCAAGGCGGACAAGGTTCCGTTGCCCGTGCAGTCGACGGTGATCGCGCTGGTCGATCTGGACAACGATCCCAATTACGACTCGTCGGATGGGTCGAAGAGATTGCGCAGGAAAATCAAGAGGACCCGTTTGACGTCGTTCACAAAGCCCCTGATCGCCGGTAAAGTAAACGAGACGCAGCAGATGGTCGAGGCACTggacgaggaagaggagcagaTCCCACCGCCGACCAAAAAATCGATTCGTTCTCagcctccttcttctcctccgCCGTCGCAAACCACGCAATTGGGAAAGATAAGCAGCGGCACCGTGTCTTGA